The window ATGGACCGAGCGATATACATAAAACTGATTTATTCTTGAATCAGCATGGGCAAATCATTCAGCAGAAGGTTGTAATGCAAGTTATAAAGATGTACGGCTTGAGTATTTTCCCTATCATGGAATATGTAACCTTTGCTTTTGCTATATCAACAATTTTGCGCAATAGTGCCTTGTCAGTAGGAATATCATTGTTCATTATGATAGCAGGCAATTCTATGATTGAAGTAACCGCAAAAATGGAATGGTTGAAATACCTGCCTTTTGCCAACAGTGACATCAGCTTGTATTTGTTCAATCTTCCGGCCAGACCCGAAATGACGCTGAGCTTTTCAATTTCCGTATTAATTGTATATATCATTGCGCTTTCACTCATAAGCTGGCTTATTTTTACAAAGCGTGATGTATCAATGTAGCGGTTATTCTGATACAATTGTTGGATAATAGAGATTATAAGGGAAAGGAGCAGAGGGATGCGTCTGCAAAAAATACTTATTATCGATGATGAACCCGGCATCGTAAAGATGCTGGAAACGATACTTCGCAAGGAAGGTTATACTTCAATCAGCAGCGCCTTTACGGGACAGGAAGCAATGGAAAAAATCAGCCGGAATCTGTATGACTTGATTGTGTTGGATGTGATGCTACCCGATACGGACGGATTTAGGCTGTGTCAGGAAATACGGCGGCATACTGCTGTCCCAATATTGTTCCTTACCGCCCGTTCGGGTGATTTAGATAAATTGACCGGGCTTGGGATTGGTGGGGATGATTATATCACAAAACCCTTCAATCCTTTAGAGGTAGCTGCTCGTATCAATGTCCAATTTCGGAGGCTGGAACAATACCAGAATGCGGGGCAAACAACGGAGATTAACCGTTTCGGCCCTGTTGCAATTGACAGAAAGGCTGCGCAATTGTTGGTAGATGGGCAAGAAGTACCTTGTCCGGCCAAAGAATTTGAACTTTTACTTTTCTTGACGGACCATCCCAATCAGGTATTTACCTCAGGACAACTATATGAGCATATATGGGGCTATGACAGTATTGGAGATGAAAAAACGGTTTCCATTCACATTATGCGTCTTCGTAAAAAAATAGAGAGGGATGCAAAGAACCCTTCCCTCATTGTCAATATAAGGGGAATTGGCTACAAGTTTATCCCGCCCAAGCAAGGTGAAGTGGTATGAAAATAAACCTTATAAATTGGAGGCTGATTGTCCGCTTTACCTTGAATTTTATACTGCATCAGATATTGATGTTTTTATTTGTTTCTCTGCCGGCAATTTTCTATATTGTTGTTCTTAAACAACCGGAAAAACTATTTTTTGTGAATCTGACAACGGTATTAATTATAGCCGCCTACTTGTTATATTGTCTGTTTTACGGCTATTATGTTGCGCGTCCAATGGCAGATATTTTAGTCAAAATAAGAAAGTTGTCAAATGGAGAGTATCTTATTCCCACCAATAAAAAACGCTTTCGCTCTCCATCCAGTCGCCTTTACAGGGAAGTTTATGCGAACCTTGAAGCTTTATCCGCAACGCTGCAAGAGAGCGAGCGTAAACGACTGGAGTTTGAACAGTTGAGACAGGATTGGGCCGCTGGCGTTACCCACGACTTAAAGACCCCTCTGTCTTATATATCCGGTTATTCGGACATTCTATTGTCGGATGAACATGAATGGAGCGCACATGAGAAGAAAGAGTTTGTGCAGCTTATCAAAGATAAGTCCGCCCATATGGAGGAACTTATCAATGACCTTGGAATTGCCTTCCGGATGGATCAGAACATAGGAATAAAGCTTTCATCTCAGAGGATTGAGCTGGGTGAGCTAATCCGCAGGGTAGTTGCAGAAACTGCGAATATGCCCTCTGACAAAAACAATAGCTTTGAAATAGTCGGAGGGGAAGAACCTATTTA of the Ruminiclostridium papyrosolvens DSM 2782 genome contains:
- a CDS encoding response regulator transcription factor: MRLQKILIIDDEPGIVKMLETILRKEGYTSISSAFTGQEAMEKISRNLYDLIVLDVMLPDTDGFRLCQEIRRHTAVPILFLTARSGDLDKLTGLGIGGDDYITKPFNPLEVAARINVQFRRLEQYQNAGQTTEINRFGPVAIDRKAAQLLVDGQEVPCPAKEFELLLFLTDHPNQVFTSGQLYEHIWGYDSIGDEKTVSIHIMRLRKKIERDAKNPSLIVNIRGIGYKFIPPKQGEVV
- a CDS encoding sensor histidine kinase, coding for MKINLINWRLIVRFTLNFILHQILMFLFVSLPAIFYIVVLKQPEKLFFVNLTTVLIIAAYLLYCLFYGYYVARPMADILVKIRKLSNGEYLIPTNKKRFRSPSSRLYREVYANLEALSATLQESERKRLEFEQLRQDWAAGVTHDLKTPLSYISGYSDILLSDEHEWSAHEKKEFVQLIKDKSAHMEELINDLGIAFRMDQNIGIKLSSQRIELGELIRRVVAETANMPSDKNNSFEIVGGEEPIYVMGDAGLLKRAFSNLLVNAVVHNPAGTAITVQMHNITHVEIQVMDNGKGMDEHSSNHLFDRYYRGTSTDVPTGGTGLGMAIVKQIITAHQGTVDVKSTTGHGTVITIRL